Part of the Paramisgurnus dabryanus chromosome 21, PD_genome_1.1, whole genome shotgun sequence genome, gtagcttctttttcctatttgtagtggagatgattggtgcccggtggggtcttctgctgttgtagcccatctgcctcaagattgtgcgtgttgtggcttcacaaatgctttgctgcatacctcgagtcggttgtaacgagtcgttattttttctcttttcacaccattctttgtaaacccttgaaatggttgtgcttgaaaatcccagtaactgagcagattgtgaaatactcagaccggcctgtctggcaccaacaaccatactgcactcaaaattgcttaaatcacctttctttcccatacTGACATTCattttggagttcaggagattgtcttgaccaggacaacacccctaaatgcattgaagcaactgccatgtgattggttatAGATAATTGCATtgatgagaaattgaacaggtgctCCTAaaaatcctttaggtgagtgtatctgctaaatgcctaaaagTATGTAAACACATTTGTTGAATCAACTATAAACATTTTAGGattattttaacccaacagctgggtttgtTCCTTTTTCACCCAACAAAATAACACAGCATTTTGAGTATATTGTAAAATGTTTCTGCACTTCTGTTTGTTTCACAGCATCCTGTACGTGTTAACTGTAGATAACAAAAGAGGCAGTgacaattaaaatgtatttcttaatAAATGTTGAAACAACGTTTGCAAAATTTCATCATATgcaagattaaaaaaaaacaactgaACTTGTCTTGTCACAAGGCCCATGATTCCCACAATGACAATGGGCCGTAGGATTATAGTAGCCTACTGTATAAGTTCAACAAAGTTAATTAAGCAAAATTGTTTGTTAGCTTTCAAATTCTAAAGCAATACATTTAAATTTCTTCAGTGTAACAGCAAAAAGTATTTGGGCACTTTCTGGTTGTATAATACACAAAAATCTCAGACAAATGTTCTTCATCGATAACTCAACCTCTCCTTTCTTTTGGGAATGAGACGGGGCTGTGACACagaaataatttataatatttatcaATAATATATGATCTTACATTTGACAGATTTAATGTAAGTTTGTTCTCAAAAGAACTAACACCTGTATGCATTTTATAGCAATTCATATCCAGTGTCAATCAGTGATCCCAAACCTTTTTAGCCCTAAATACCCTAACACGCCTGTCAATAAGGCACAGGTACTTCTTCATCGACAccaaaaaacaatacaatacaataaaatacaaaagaTGTCACATACATGGGGCAAAATGTCATAGCCGTCATGTAGTGCTTTCGCACTTTCGGGGAGTTGGATTCCCGAATCGTGGTCATTTgccaatcccatacccctctctcttCCCTGTACTTTCTTCTCCTCTCCTCACTCGCTGTTcaaataaatgcaaaattggcaaaatatatttttactattttaagAACTCATTTGAAACTGCTATGGCAGCAAGCCAGATTTGCATAAGgctattttaacattaattgTAGTTATTAACCCTAAGTAACCTAGCTTGTTAAATAAAGACTCAGAAGTTGATTTAAAAGCCACTATACCACcactataatttttttaatcaaattaattaaacttaaaaagtaacttttttgaaaaattaaCTCGTCgtaaaattgtattattatgtaatgcacgttacttgtaaagCGTTACCCCCAAAGTTATATTGTATAGTATAACGATGTATAGTTTGTCAATGGTTTAATAGGTTATTAACACATTTGGGCCACTGACAGTTAAACCAGGGgttaaaatgtattagtaattACTGAAATTAACAcaaactaagattaataaatgctagaATTATTGTTCACTGATAGTTCAAAttagtgcattaactaatgttaacaaatacagtcttattataaagtgttaccaaaataaTTCACACAGCTATCCCAATTATTTATTTGCCTTGATTGTAATAAAGATGTGTAATAAAACTGAATTAAAATACATTGTCACAAAAGTGTAAGTAGAAAATTAAACATGCATGTGAGAAAAACATTAACATCTTTGGTCGTGCTCCTCACTGttactgtaaataaaacaacaacaactgaaATGAAAGTACCTGGAAGACATCTACAAAACATTTAGAAAATCTCCACATATATGATCATTACAGCTTTAAACAATAAGATTTTGCAGGTTTTGTGGAGTCCAGCTTGAGTGGTTTGTTAAATTTTAACACAAATTATTACAGATCATAAAAATTCCAGTAGTGGATACAGACTTTTTAACCCAATTGTATATTTTTAGTTAGGTTAAATGGTTTTAAAGGGTTAAAGtgctttaatatttaatattgcagAATCCTTCCCAATCGACAAGATATTCCAGGTGTCCACCCCGGAGTCCAGAATGTTTCACACGGTGTAAACACTGGCATCCTCTTCGAGAGGGGGGGCTTCTTCACCAGGTTCTGTGGAGAAAGAAGGAGAAACAGGTGaataaaaaatctttaactGTGAGCAATGAAATACGGGGGGAAATCTGGTACAATGACAATGACCTCATGGACGATGACAAACAGAACAATAAGCCTGGGACTCACCTTTTTGCAGGAGAGGTGCAGACGGATGTTTTGGGTTGAGAGCCATACCTTATCTCCCACCCTGAACGCAGGTGTAGTTGCACAACAAGCATCCACCGTGTATCGCCGGCGCCTGACAGCCCCCTACAGGTTACAGTGAGCCGAGTCCCAGACCCTCTCACTCTCCTGGAACCAGTGCTGCACAGATGGCTCTTCTGGTTTGTGGGCCTAGCAAGTTCTGTGCATTTTCAGCCCACGAAAGAAACTTGCTCTAGGAGTTCTGGTGGCCATGGCAAAAGGTTCAGAGCAAACGACCAACCTCTTGGATATTTCTCTCAGTTTGGCCGGTGGTTTAGGGGGGTATCTGGAGGACAGACTGACTGACTGATCCGGAGGACAGACTGGAAAGAGCCGAGTCCTGCTTGTTTGCATGGAAAGGTGCGGGGTTTATGAGCCACCAGGGGACGATCAAAGAGCCAACGGCTTTACTTTTCAAGATGTATGAGGCACACCTGTTCCCGAGGTTGGGTGGAGGATGACTTTTTAACTTTGCGGGATTTTAGGGTTTGGGAAATTGTCCTTATTTTCAAATACCAAAGTTGACAGGTATGGAGTATGCTCCACAAATAATACAGGTTTCACAGTTAATCTGAGGTGCAAATTGCAAAAGCCCATCAGGTAGGGTTTAGTCCGCCAAAATTTCTGCCCCACTAAATATTGTGATTTGAGGGCTCGATATAGGTGTGCGCAGGTCCTACGGCATAGGTtacgcgtcggttttcatttataatttTGCGTCGTTGTCCGCGTCgatgtgcaaacacacatgcagatCGCTGGTAGGCTGTATCCAtcaatgaagaagcagcttggcaagtttAACCCACAATCGaaaaagaaacagcaacttgttgagATGAATAGTGATGATAAACAAcgactacactgcaaaaacggattttcaagaaaaaaaattcttagtatttttgtcttgatttcagtaaaaatatcaaaaaattcttaaattagatgctttttcttgatgagcaaaacgacccaagaaaataagtctagtttttagaccaaaaatatcaaatttaagtgattttgtgcataaaaccagcaaaaaaaatctgccaatggggtaagcaaatttttcttgaatttttcttgaatttagtgtttaagaaaaatgttcaagatttttttgcgtaccccattggcagataaatttttttgcttgttttatccacaaaatcacttaaatttgatatttttggttgtaaaactagacttattttcttgggtcgttttgcttatcaagaaaaaccatcttacttcatacatttttttaattttttactgaaaacaagacaaaaatactaagaattttttttcttgaaaatcatttttagcattgtaatGTTACAGTCTCAGTTAAATTACTACTCAACTTGGTCCATCTTTTTTCTCACCGTCGCAAATGGACATACCTGACGCAgggtttttttacctgacgggaggggttctagtgaACCAATCACAATGCTTGTGGTCCGCTTAGAACTGacacgctgttaaaaatttggcGAGGTGCACATTAGGCTACGCAGAGGCTACGGATAACCTGCGGGGTAGACCTTACACACAACTATAAATTGGACTTTATTCCTCAATCGCTTTAGCCCCATTTAAATCTCATATGAAAATGGCTGCAGCTATGCGCTGTCTTTTTTCAAGTTCATTTAGATTCCACAGCACAGAGCAGAGCGAACATCAAAGTACAAGATGTGCACATCAACTGATAGATTTCATCTGCATCAGTGTAGTTCGtcattaatataaaaacagtttacgTAATGTATGCTAATGCAGGAGCCATACAGATGCTTTAACATCTCACGCTTTAGCTTTTCACACCCCTTGTTTATCTCCAGTGAATGCATTCTTTAAAAACCATATCATATTTCGTTATATTATGATAATTTGAagacaaaatattttgaattgaaaatatattatggaTATGATTTGGGCATTAGATGAATGCAATTGATTcagtacaaaaaataaatgtacacaaaatttATGCTCTTCTTTTTTAATACATTGCAGTCAACTCGAGACAAAAGGTTTTTTGCTTTTGAGAAAAAGACAGAAAATTGCATTAAGTAAAGGGTGCATGGTTGGGTCCCCGATACCCCAAACTGATTCAAAGAAATTGTGACAAACATTCACTGATTTCAGATATTACACAATATTTGTAGCATTACAATACTAAATTACTTGAAAATCACAGTATGAAATGGCATGAATATCAGAAATTTCATGAAGAAAACAGAAGTAGAAAGTGTTTAGATGTTTTCACTGATCAGTCAAAGAGGCTGTGCCTAGACtggaaaaaaaacagaatttaaCTCCAAATTAATGccatataaatgttttaagcaaTAGCCTTTATACAATACTGTATAGTATCATGGTGGTCAACATGGTCCAATAGATCACCATGTTAACTAGACTAAACTAACAGTTAACTTACTTGGGCCACAGGTGtaggacacagtcaggtatttGTAGGTTCCAATACATGGATCACCAAAAATTGTGTAAACCGCAGGAACAGAACAAGTCTGTTTTCCATTACATCTGAAAACAAAGaattaaagaaatgtttaagAAGATCTAAAACAGTTGTAATGTCTTTTAACCTGTAATGATGTTTCCACTGTTCTTACCGAGTGGTCAGCACACATTTGGATGAAATCTCAGATCTGCACTGAACATTTGAGAGCTGGTTTGCCGGTCTTCCAGTAGAGCAGGTGTGACTGTCTGTACGTCCGTAGTTGGCTGAAAGCACTTTAATGTGTCCATTCTCTGTTGATTAAAAAGTAACATTATTCAACATATTTTCTCATTGTGCTTGaaagaattttaaaaaatcaatgcaaaaatgcaatgttttacTGAAACCCTGATGGGAACTTACTACAGCTGAGATTGGCAGTCTCTGAGTCACAGGCAACTAGAGATTCTGGATATTAAGTGAGAAATTAATTGCATTAAAAAAGCTGTAATGCTACAGTGTTACATTTACCATTTGCGTTCCTTTACTTAATACCCATAAGCTAAAACTCTTCTTGTTGCTTTTGAAGGAGGTGTATGGAGAAAATGTCATGCTTTATGTCATCTTATTCGGCCTTTTTTGGCCACAGACTTTAGACAGAGCTGGCTGGGTGCAAAATAAAACCTGTTGTCGAGTCATAAAGGaagcattaaagggacattccacttttttaaaaaatatactagttttccagctcccctagagttaaacatttgatttttacagttttggaatccattcagacgatctctgggtctggcggtaccacctTTAGCATattttagcacaatccattgaatctgatgagaccattagcatcacactaaaaaataaccaaaaaatgtcaatatttttcctatttaaaacttgactcttctgaagttcgtgtactaagaccaacagaaaattaaaagttgcgattttctaggcagatatgactaggaactatactctcattctggcgtaataatcaaggactttgctgatgtaacatggctgcagcaggggtagtgatattacgccctgcccgaaaatagtcctctgccattgaaagttactaaggggggactattttcggctgctgtgtaatatcattgcacctcctgcagccatgtaagcgatgctaatggtctaatcagattcaatggattgtgctaagctatgctaaaaaaggtagcgccagacccggagattaggtgaatggattccaaaacggtaaaaatcaaatgtttaactctcgGGGAGCTGtaaaatttgtatatttttgtttaaaaaagtggaatgtccctttaactgaAAAGGAAATTTTCACCactgacttaaaaaaaacagattcTCTCTTGATAAAAACTAAAGGCTTATACAGCAAAAGAGGCACAAACAGCTATTCAGGCAAAAAATAAcacttatttaaatgtattaaaataattttatgagCACTAGAGTTAACTTTAGAATAGAGGTGTTTAATAGGATCAAATTAATAACTTACTTGTTTTTATACAGGTGTAGGACACATGTAGGTATTTGAAGGTCCCATAACATGGATCGCCAAAGATTGTGTAAACCGCA contains:
- the LOC135775322 gene encoding L-rhamnose-binding lectin CSL2-like, with translation MLKQKQIWIFVLLFFCQHDKSLANCPEHRHRSLYPASHSVVACDSETAHLNCENGHIQVLSANYGRTDSKTCSSGRLASQISNVQCTQSSSRCVVATQCDGKKTCSVPAVYTIFGDPCYGTFKYLHVSYTCIKTKSLVACDSETANLSCKNGHIKVLSANYGRTDSHTCSTGRPANQLSNVQCRSEISSKCVLTTRCNGKQTCSVPAVYTIFGDPCIGTYKYLTVSYTCGPI